In Styela clava chromosome 14, kaStyClav1.hap1.2, whole genome shotgun sequence, the following are encoded in one genomic region:
- the LOC120341086 gene encoding lysozyme g-like isoform X1: MKYSAVILLSIAGLVASDWKCTQIGGTCKDYTQNTCIAGYVTGKCSGNADRRCCKPCSQSCKSKEASDSLRDGACNGKCQHNSNYCDSPYQSGKCGGPSARQCCPGSNICYDNILEVETTGASAETAKQDKLSYHGVAASRKMAQTDASAMATYKSKILVAAKKYCVQAAVIAGIISRETRAGKVLMSDGFGFDRSGFGLMQVDKGSHNPQGGAFSQTHINQGTKILVDMLKGVRNKHKSWSKLWVYKGGISAYNAGVKNVRTYAGMDVGTTGNDYGNDVVARAKWYKENGY, translated from the exons ATGAAGTATTCTGCTGTAATTTTGCTTTCAATCGCGGGATTAG TCGCAAGTGATTGGAAATGCACACAAATTGGAGGAACATGCAAAGATTATACGCAAAACACCTGTATAGCTGGATATGTGACAGGAAAATGCAGTGGTAACGCCGACAGAAGATGCTGCAAACCATGCAGCCAAAGCT GTAAATCGAAGGAAGCATCTGACTCATTGCGTGATGGTGCTTGCAATGGAAAATGTCAACACAATTCAAACTACTGTGATAGTCCGTACCAAAGTGGTAAATGTGGTGGCCCAAGTGCAAGACAATGCTGTCCTGGAT CGAATATCTGCTATGACAATATCCTTGAAGTGGAAACAACAGGCGCATCTGCTGAAACTGCTAAACAAGATAAACTAAGTTACCACG GAGTTGCAGCATCGAGAAAAATGGCACAAACGGATGCGAGTGCAATGGCCACATATAAATCGAAGATTCTCGTTGCTGCAAAGAAATATTGTGTACAAGCGGCTGTTATTGCAG GTATAATCAGTCGAGAAACAAGAGCTGGCAAAGTTTTGATGTCAGATGGTTTTGGATTTGATCGTAGTGGATTTGGTCTCATGCAG gtTGACAAGGGAAGCCACAATCCACAAGGTGGCGCATTTAGCCAAACTCATATTAATCAAGGCACAA AGATTCTCGTCGATATGCTTAAAGGAGTTCGAAATAAGCACAAATCCTGGAGCAAACTATGGGTTTACAAAGGAGGGATAAGCGCTTATAACGCAGGAGTAAAAAACGTTCGCACGTATGCGGGAATGGATGTCGGAACCACCGGTAACGACTACGGGAATGACGTAGTTGCCAGAGCTAAATGGTACAAGGAGAACGGATACTAA
- the LOC120341086 gene encoding lysozyme g-like isoform X2, with the protein MKYSAVILLSIAGLVASDWKCTQIGGTCKDYTQNTCIAGYVTGKCSGNADRRCCKPCSQSCKSKEASDSLRDGACNGKCQHNSNYCDSPYQSGKCGGPSARQCCPGSNICYDNILEVETTGASAETAKQDKLSYHGVAASRKMAQTDASAMATYKSKILVAAKKYCVQAAVIAGIISRETRAGKVLMSDGFGFDRSGFGLMQVDKGSHNPQGGAFSQTHINQGTKILVDMLKGVRNKHKSWS; encoded by the exons ATGAAGTATTCTGCTGTAATTTTGCTTTCAATCGCGGGATTAG TCGCAAGTGATTGGAAATGCACACAAATTGGAGGAACATGCAAAGATTATACGCAAAACACCTGTATAGCTGGATATGTGACAGGAAAATGCAGTGGTAACGCCGACAGAAGATGCTGCAAACCATGCAGCCAAAGCT GTAAATCGAAGGAAGCATCTGACTCATTGCGTGATGGTGCTTGCAATGGAAAATGTCAACACAATTCAAACTACTGTGATAGTCCGTACCAAAGTGGTAAATGTGGTGGCCCAAGTGCAAGACAATGCTGTCCTGGAT CGAATATCTGCTATGACAATATCCTTGAAGTGGAAACAACAGGCGCATCTGCTGAAACTGCTAAACAAGATAAACTAAGTTACCACG GAGTTGCAGCATCGAGAAAAATGGCACAAACGGATGCGAGTGCAATGGCCACATATAAATCGAAGATTCTCGTTGCTGCAAAGAAATATTGTGTACAAGCGGCTGTTATTGCAG GTATAATCAGTCGAGAAACAAGAGCTGGCAAAGTTTTGATGTCAGATGGTTTTGGATTTGATCGTAGTGGATTTGGTCTCATGCAG gtTGACAAGGGAAGCCACAATCCACAAGGTGGCGCATTTAGCCAAACTCATATTAATCAAGGCACAA